In Quercus robur chromosome 11, dhQueRobu3.1, whole genome shotgun sequence, the sequence AAATCCAATTGAGGGTGTAGAACTTTTCATTAAGGTCTCGCCAGAAAACTTCAGAAGAGGCTTAGAAATGGCAGAGGCAGAGAATGGTATGAAAATCTCTTGCTTGCTCACCGATGCATTCTTGACATTTTCTGTGGAGGTTGCTGAGGATTTGCATGTTCCATGGATCCCAGTTTGGTCTCCTTTTCCATACTCTCTCTCAGCTCACGTTTATATTGACCTTATCCGCCAACGTTTTGTCAACAATGAAGTTGAAGATACAACCTTGGAATGCATTCCAGGATTGTCTCAAATGCGTGTTTCGGACTTACCTATGGAAGGGATCTTAGGAGACATAGAAGGGTCACTTTTCTCACGCATGCTGAGTGAAGTTGGATCGGTGTTGCCACGAGCTAGTGCTGTGGTGTTGAACTCTTATGAAGAACTAAACCCTCCTCTTCTCAATGATGATCTCAAAACAAACTTTCGTAGTGTTCTTAACGTGGGTTTTCACACACTATTGAATCCATCACAGTTGGGTTCGGATGTATCAGGGTGCATATCTTGGTTAGATAAGCAAAAGGAAAGGTCAGTAGTGTATGTAAGCTTTGGAACTGTGTCTTCGCCACCACATAATGAGTTAATAGCATTAGCAGAGGCACTGGAAGAGAGTGGACTTCCATTTCTTTGGTCTCTCAAGGATTACATAAAGGACCTCTTGCCCAAAGCATTTGTTGAGAAGActagaatgcaagggaaaataGTGCCATGGACACCCCAGAGCCAAGTACTTGCTCATGCTTCAATAGCTGTGTTTGTGACTCACTGTGGTAGCAACTCTGTGGTCGAGAGTATTGCATATGGTGTGCCAATGATTGGAAGGCCATGCTTTGGTGATCATCGCATGATTGGAAGAATGGTAGAGGATGTATGGGGGATTGGTGTCAAAGTTGAGGGAGGAATACTCACCAAGAATGGATTGCTCAAGAGTTTGGATTTCATTTTGGGACATGTAAAAGGGAAGGAGATGAGAGATAAAGCCCAAGCCCTCAAAAAAACTGTACAATGTGCTGCTAGCCCAAACGGCACTGCTGCAAAAGATTTGAGTCATTTGGTGGAGCTACTATCTGGGTCTTAAACTGTAGCACTTGTTGGTTCCTACCACTTAATGTCACTTGGTTTTGTCGATTAAGCTAACTAGACGTTAATCCACGCTATGCATGACAATATTATTAATGATCATTTGTAgttaaacttatttaaaaataaaaattttataataaaagttcATTAAGGATCATTTTGTGAATtgccaaaagaaaattcttacCGCATAAGTTAATAAACTtacattacccaaaaaaaaaaaaaaaaatcaaagaagtaTAATAGAActtatcaaattattcaaacaGAATTTCATCAAGAAATCATTTGAATCAGCCATCAAATATATAGTATACCCTAGAAACTTCATAATTAAATATAGGGTAGAGTAAACATggattttacaaaaaatttaaaaaaaattcaaattgacataataaaaataataatgataaaaaaagaagtagtaaaatgaaaagaagacaAATCATGGTGTAAATTTTTGTGCTGTTGAATATTACTTTCATACTTGtggactatatatatatataatatgagtaAGAATGTAATTATTATATGAATGATTATTgtgatttattgataataattaataaaaaaattaaaacctaaaacgtttttttttcctgatatgATGGAGGGGGCAgttgattgtcatttaatttaattaaaacaataaagaatATACTCATATAGTCAtacatttgtatttttttttttatacaagatagaaatt encodes:
- the LOC126707710 gene encoding anthocyanidin 3-O-glucosyltransferase 7-like; this translates as MAETKSSPKKHVAVLAFPFGSHPLSLLALVRKLAQDAPNVEFSFLNTPKSNHSLFSTAKPDEILPNIKAYDVADGVPKGYVPSPNPIEGVELFIKVSPENFRRGLEMAEAENGMKISCLLTDAFLTFSVEVAEDLHVPWIPVWSPFPYSLSAHVYIDLIRQRFVNNEVEDTTLECIPGLSQMRVSDLPMEGILGDIEGSLFSRMLSEVGSVLPRASAVVLNSYEELNPPLLNDDLKTNFRSVLNVGFHTLLNPSQLGSDVSGCISWLDKQKERSVVYVSFGTVSSPPHNELIALAEALEESGLPFLWSLKDYIKDLLPKAFVEKTRMQGKIVPWTPQSQVLAHASIAVFVTHCGSNSVVESIAYGVPMIGRPCFGDHRMIGRMVEDVWGIGVKVEGGILTKNGLLKSLDFILGHVKGKEMRDKAQALKKTVQCAASPNGTAAKDLSHLVELLSGS